A genomic segment from Candidatus Melainabacteria bacterium RIFOXYA2_FULL_32_9 encodes:
- a CDS encoding 30S ribosomal protein S21: MAEIQVGENESIESALKRFKKKIQKAGILSEIKRRERYEKPSVKRKRKAEAARKRRS, translated from the coding sequence TTGGCCGAAATACAAGTAGGTGAAAACGAAAGTATTGAAAGTGCTCTTAAGCGTTTCAAGAAAAAAATTCAAAAAGCCGGCATTTTATCCGAAATAAAACGTCGTGAAAGGTATGAGAAACCGAGTGTGAAAAGAAAACGTAAAGCTGAGGCAGCTCGCAAGAGACGTTCCTAA